The following proteins are encoded in a genomic region of Corylus avellana chromosome ca4, CavTom2PMs-1.0:
- the LOC132177539 gene encoding protein PSK SIMULATOR 3: MVAEPWIVKMGSQVSTNLKHALLLEVPKKKSPKTHQPPKQAIGILSFEVATVMSKTVHLHKSLTDSEISKLNTEILKSEGVLNLVSSDETLLRELALAEKLDELNRVAAVVSRLGKKCSEPALQGFEHVYGDVVSGVIDVRELGFLVRDMEGMVKKMERLVNATASLYSEMEVLNELEQATKKFQNNQHEESKRAFEQKLIWQRQDVRHLKEVSLWNQIYDKVVELLARSVCTIYARIWAVFGDTSTNIKKNQCGVQTGSGSEPLKRSRSSSLEKKRVPSFKSQFDSRKGEMAPFRPEDLNFPCGASPGRFFTDCLSLSSSVSRFQDDDEDVDHEDRSNQVSGNVSLKREHLNHSNYCVNRSQIGGLFSGDQRQSKSSVIQGARFGPKNRLTVYAPPTTVGGSALALHYANVIIVIEKLLRYPHLVGEEARDDLYQMLPTSLRMSLKTNLKSYIKNLAIYDAPLAHDWKETLDGILRWLAPLAHNMIRWQSERNFEQHQIVTRTNVLLLQTLYFADREKTEAAICELLVGLNYICRYEHQQNALLDCASSFDFEDCMDWQLQCGAAYIH; this comes from the coding sequence atggttGCGGAGCCTTGGATTGTGAAGATGGGCAGCCAGGTGAGCACCAATCTCAAGCACGCGCTGCTTCTCGAAGTTCCCAAGAAGAAGAGCCCCAAGACCCACCAACCCCCGAAGCAAGCCATAGGCATTCTCTCCTTCGAGGTCGCCACCGTGATGTCCAAGACCGTTCACCTCCACAAGTCGCTCACCGACTCCGAGATCTCCAAGCTCAACACCGAGATCTTGAAATCGGAGGGGGTGCTCAACCTGGTGTCCTCCGACGAGACCCTCCTTCGGGAGCTTGCCCTGGCGGAGAAGCTCGACGAGCTGAACCGCGTCGCCGCCGTGGTGTCCCGTCTGGGAAAGAAGTGCTCCGAGCCGGCCTTGCAGGGGTTCGAGCACGTCTACGGTGACGTTGTGAGTGGGGTTATTGACGTGAGGGAATTGGGGTTTTTGGTGAGGGATATGGAGGGAATGGTGAAGAAGATGGAGAGGCTTGTGAACGCGACGGCGAGTTTGTACAGCGAAATGGAGGTGCTGAACGAGCTGGAGCAGGCGACCAAGAAGTTCCAGAACAACCAGCACGAGGAGAGCAAGAGGGCGTTCGAGCAGAAGCTTATTTGGCAGAGGCAGGACGTGAGGCATCTCAAGGAGGTCTCGCTTTGGAACCAGATATACGATAAGGTTGTGGAGCTCTTGGCCAGGTCAGTCTGCACAATCTACGCTAGGATTTGGGCCGTGTTTGGTGACACTTCAACGAACATAAAGAAGAATCAATGTGGAGTTCAGACGGGTTCGGGTTCGGAGCCGTTGAAACGTAGTAGGAGTAGTTCGTTGGAGAAGAAAAGGGTGCCGAGCTTTAAGTCTCAGTTTGATTCGCGGAAGGGTGAGATGGCGCCGTTTCGGCCAGAAGATTTGAATTTCCCGTGTGGGGCGAGCCCCGGGAGGTTTTTCACGGATTGCCTTAGTTTAAGCAGCTCGGTTTCCAGGTTTCAGGACGATGACGAAGATGTTGATCATGAGGACCGTAGTAACCAAGTTTCTGGGAATGTTAGTTTGAAAAGAGAGCACCTTAATCACTCTAATTATTGTGTTAATCGGTCCCAGATTGGTGGTTTGTTTAGTGGGGATCAGAGACAGTCCAAGTCGAGTGTGATACAAGGCGCTCGGTTCGGCCCCAAGAACCGCTTGACGGTCTATGCTCCTCCGACCACCGTGGGAGGCTCTGCTTTGGCCTTGCATTATGCGAATGTTATAATTGTTATAGAGAAGTTGCTTCGCTACCCGCATCTCGTGGGTGAGGAAGCCAGGGACGATTTGTATCAGATGTTACCCACGAGCTTAAGAATGTCTCTGAAGACTAATCTCAAGTCCTATATAAAAAATTTGGCAATATATGATGCCCCTCTTGCGCATGATTGGAAGGAGACTCTTGATGGGATTCTTAGGTGGCTTGCGCCACTTGCACATAACATGATCAGGTGGCAAAGTGAGCGGAATTTCGAGCAGCATCAAATTGTTACGCGGACGAATGTTCTGCTGCTTCAGACGCTGTATTTCGCCGACAGGGAAAAGACAGAGGCGGCTATATGTGAGCTTCTTGTGGGGTTGAATTACATATGCCGCTACGAGCATCAGCAGAATGCGTTGTTGGACTGTGCCAGCAGTTTCGATTTTGAGGACTGCATGGATTGGCAATTGCAATGTGGAGCTGCTTATATTCATTGA
- the LOC132179563 gene encoding uncharacterized protein At4g14450, chloroplastic-like, giving the protein MADAQRSKSGSGNWRQPSRLQRRAPSLQISTPVSNWNVAIPLLSPLATSPTSPKLFSDRTAEMKPREDPRLQGAEAEKVALKKWQHPAAPFCYEPAPRVRPFVPA; this is encoded by the coding sequence ATGGCCGATGCACAGAGGAGTAAGTCCGGCAGCGGGAACTGGCGCCAGCCTAGCCGGCTGCAGCGGCGGGCCCCCTCGCTACAAATCAGCACACCCGTCTCTAATTGGAACGTGGCCATCCCGCTCCTATCGCCGCTCGCCACGTCCCCGACGTCCCCGAAGCTGTTCAGCGATCGGACGGCGGAGATGAAGCCGAGGGAGGATCCGAGGCTGCAGGGCGCCGAGGCGGAGAAAGTGGCTTTGAAGAAATGGCAGCACCCGGCGGCTCCCTTCTGCTACGAGCCGGCTCCGCGGGTTCGACCCTTCGTGCCGGCGTAG